A region from the Phycisphaerales bacterium genome encodes:
- a CDS encoding LysM peptidoglycan-binding domain-containing protein, producing the protein MTRELKLALIVGFVVVILVTVLISDHLSQANTTKLAANDVQAPALIQPAETRPDPVFAGRVPPSPGPLMETPAPTPEPTIARVEPGDQNAPRVMRLTQGEGSSIEDVVRDLGGTIRDGVIGLPLADTHKMGMGGVEPEAVGRKQNGSGEGSGIDPLPTPQPSKPEVVILPEPKPVVMPEPKIVPEALVFHTVAEGDSLYKIAKQYLGNGNEFRKIIAANPGLTEESPIRPGQKLRIPAKAAESGVKSASTPGATPRAKEAVAKTAPTALVKAASPDRYTVKAGDTISGIAKAVLGSVRYTDAILDANPSVDAETMAVGTVLKIPSVK; encoded by the coding sequence GTGACGAGAGAACTGAAACTGGCGCTCATCGTGGGCTTCGTGGTCGTGATCCTGGTGACGGTGCTCATCAGCGATCACCTGTCGCAGGCGAACACGACGAAACTCGCGGCCAACGACGTGCAGGCTCCGGCGTTGATCCAGCCCGCAGAGACGAGGCCCGACCCCGTGTTCGCCGGGCGTGTGCCGCCGTCGCCGGGACCTTTGATGGAGACGCCGGCGCCGACGCCCGAGCCGACGATTGCTCGAGTCGAGCCTGGTGATCAGAACGCGCCTCGGGTCATGCGGTTGACCCAAGGCGAGGGGTCGAGTATCGAGGATGTGGTTCGTGATCTTGGGGGAACGATCAGGGATGGAGTGATCGGGCTCCCGCTCGCGGACACTCACAAGATGGGCATGGGAGGCGTCGAACCTGAGGCTGTGGGGCGAAAGCAGAACGGCTCCGGCGAGGGATCGGGGATCGACCCGTTGCCCACGCCGCAACCTTCGAAACCGGAGGTTGTGATTCTGCCGGAGCCGAAGCCAGTGGTCATGCCCGAGCCGAAGATCGTGCCCGAGGCGTTGGTGTTCCACACGGTGGCCGAGGGCGACAGCCTGTACAAGATCGCGAAGCAGTATTTGGGGAACGGGAACGAGTTCCGAAAAATCATCGCGGCGAATCCCGGGTTGACGGAGGAGTCGCCGATCAGGCCCGGGCAGAAGTTGCGGATTCCGGCGAAGGCTGCGGAGTCGGGCGTGAAGAGCGCGTCGACGCCGGGTGCGACGCCCCGCGCGAAGGAGGCCGTGGCGAAGACTGCGCCCACGGCACTTGTGAAGGCTGCGTCTCCCGATCGGTACACGGTGAAGGCTGGGGACACGATCTCGGGGATCGCCAAGGCGGTGCTCGGGAGTGTGCGGTACACCGACGCGATTCTCGACGCGAATCCGAGCGTGGATGCCGAGACCATGGCGGTCGGCACGGTCCTGAAGATTCCGTCGGTGAAGTAG
- the rsmH gene encoding 16S rRNA (cytosine(1402)-N(4))-methyltransferase RsmH, whose product MNEEHGPSDAGERTPRHVPVLIEETLAALDLKPGEVFADLTAGLGGHASRAARAVAPGGTVILNDVDSTTLGQAEARVRREVEGISVVTIQGNFARGGESIAARGLLADGVLADLGFSSDQMDDGSRGFSFMRDGPLDMRMDPTLSITAKDLVASLPERELERILREYGEEPLARGIARKLAVERARGPIEKTTQLAEIVRAAVGHRGGGFGCRIHPATRTFQALRIAVNDELGVLDALLSAVTRGARKAGSEGAWLKPGARIAIITFHSLEDRMVKRAFQEGEAAGLWEVHDPAVVTPGEAEVERNPRSRSAKLRSVRLAV is encoded by the coding sequence GTGAACGAGGAGCATGGGCCGAGTGATGCGGGGGAGAGGACGCCGCGGCATGTGCCGGTGTTGATTGAGGAGACCCTTGCGGCGCTGGACTTGAAGCCGGGCGAGGTCTTTGCGGATCTGACGGCGGGGCTTGGCGGGCACGCGTCGAGGGCGGCCCGCGCGGTCGCTCCGGGCGGGACGGTGATCCTCAATGACGTGGATTCGACCACGCTGGGTCAGGCCGAGGCGAGGGTGCGGCGTGAAGTTGAAGGTATCAGCGTCGTGACGATCCAGGGGAACTTTGCGCGGGGCGGCGAGTCGATCGCGGCGAGGGGGCTCTTGGCGGATGGCGTGCTCGCGGATCTGGGTTTCTCGTCGGACCAGATGGACGATGGCTCGCGGGGGTTTAGTTTCATGCGAGATGGGCCATTGGACATGCGGATGGACCCGACGCTGTCGATAACCGCGAAGGACCTTGTGGCGAGCCTTCCGGAGCGGGAACTGGAGCGAATTCTGCGCGAGTATGGCGAGGAGCCGCTCGCCCGAGGGATCGCGCGAAAACTGGCCGTGGAACGGGCCCGCGGGCCGATAGAAAAGACCACTCAACTGGCGGAGATCGTGCGTGCGGCGGTGGGACATCGTGGCGGCGGATTTGGATGCAGGATCCATCCGGCGACCAGGACGTTCCAGGCGCTCCGCATCGCGGTCAACGACGAGTTGGGTGTGCTCGACGCGTTGCTCAGCGCGGTGACGCGTGGGGCGAGGAAGGCGGGTTCAGAAGGAGCGTGGCTCAAACCGGGTGCGAGAATCGCGATCATCACGTTCCACTCGTTGGAGGATCGGATGGTGAAGCGGGCGTTCCAGGAGGGAGAGGCGGCCGGGTTGTGGGAAGTGCATGATCCGGCGGTCGTGACGCCGGGCGAGGCCGAGGTTGAACGGAATCCACGCTCGCGATCGGCGAAACTCCGGTCGGTGCGGTTGGCGGTGTAG
- the sppA gene encoding signal peptide peptidase SppA, with the protein MSRNLPCIAHATLANAVLILTVSATLAACYPKVSVNVGLGQSRQLQEARVLPGGGPDKVAIIELRGTIIDSPQSGLLGPGPNPIDQFVAALTLAEKDPRVKAVIIRINSPGGSVTASDTLYSEITRFREETHKPVIASMGEIAASGGYYTALAADTIFAQPTTITGSIGVIFPTVNVYDALTSIGVSAHAYTSGENKDLANPLTPPRQSHAQIIQSTVDEYFAKFKALVIERRPTLAKENIATATDGRVFSGDSAFALGLVDRVGTLRDAFAVAKLAANTPNAQLVKYVAEGTPVQSPYAGASTSPGTGVALLDLPHAIGLPDLAKPMAYYLWTPGW; encoded by the coding sequence ATGAGCCGAAATCTCCCGTGCATCGCCCACGCCACGCTCGCCAACGCCGTCCTCATCCTCACGGTATCGGCCACCCTCGCCGCCTGCTATCCCAAAGTCAGCGTCAACGTCGGACTCGGCCAGAGCCGCCAACTCCAGGAGGCCCGAGTCCTCCCCGGCGGCGGCCCCGACAAGGTCGCCATCATCGAACTCCGGGGCACCATCATCGACTCGCCCCAGTCCGGCCTCCTCGGCCCAGGCCCCAATCCCATCGACCAGTTCGTCGCCGCCCTCACCCTCGCCGAGAAGGATCCGCGCGTCAAGGCCGTCATCATCCGCATCAACTCCCCCGGCGGGAGCGTCACCGCCAGCGACACGCTCTACAGCGAGATCACCCGCTTCCGCGAAGAGACGCACAAGCCCGTCATCGCCTCCATGGGCGAGATCGCCGCCAGCGGCGGGTACTACACCGCCCTCGCCGCCGACACCATCTTCGCCCAGCCCACCACCATCACCGGCTCCATCGGCGTCATCTTCCCCACCGTCAATGTCTACGACGCCCTCACCTCCATAGGCGTCTCCGCCCACGCCTACACCTCGGGCGAGAACAAGGACCTCGCCAATCCCCTCACGCCGCCGCGACAATCTCACGCCCAGATCATCCAGTCCACCGTCGATGAGTACTTCGCCAAGTTCAAGGCCCTCGTGATCGAACGCCGACCCACACTCGCCAAAGAGAACATCGCCACCGCCACCGATGGACGCGTTTTCTCAGGCGACTCCGCGTTCGCCCTTGGCCTTGTCGATCGCGTCGGCACCCTCCGCGACGCCTTCGCCGTCGCCAAACTCGCCGCCAACACGCCCAACGCCCAACTCGTCAAATACGTCGCAGAAGGAACCCCAGTCCAAAGCCCCTATGCCGGAGCCTCCACATCCCCCGGCACAGGCGTCGCCCTCCTCGACCTCCCCCACGCCATAGGCCTCCCCGACCTCGCCAAACCCATGGCCTACTACCTCTGGACCCCAGGCTGGTAG
- a CDS encoding saccharopine dehydrogenase NADP-binding domain-containing protein, translating to MPTPTTILVLGLGRVGSLLAAELARGCPHTTRIHAVDASEHAGTRTLALAKSLGHSVESRLTVATDNLADPARVRALASKADFVVGALPSTLGLAAMHAVMDAGKNAVDISFAPEDPIALHEHAKSKGVTLVPDMGVAPGMSHLLSAHLASRLDRCDEITIMVGGLPIVRSLPFEYKAAFSPLDVIEEYTRPARLRRLAHDTTLEALTDVELVDFHDVGTLEAFNTDGLRTLLRTNTTPTMVEKTLRYPGHADQMRLLRSLGLFSKSPIRVRDTSGVERDIAPIEIAAKLLLPHWAYPHEHATCADREITSDLDLTVMRIEAKGVLNDKPATFRADLSDRAIAVDVGHTRVVHTSMARTTAYPAAVVARAIMQGLITKTGVVEPERLAEIPGLVDRVLAELANLGVRYTISQS from the coding sequence ATGCCCACCCCCACCACCATCCTCGTCCTAGGCCTCGGCCGCGTCGGCTCACTCCTCGCCGCCGAACTCGCACGCGGTTGCCCCCACACCACACGTATCCACGCCGTCGACGCCAGCGAGCACGCCGGCACACGAACCCTCGCCCTCGCCAAAAGCCTCGGCCACAGCGTCGAATCCCGACTCACTGTCGCCACCGACAACCTCGCCGACCCCGCCCGCGTCCGAGCGCTCGCCTCGAAGGCCGACTTCGTCGTCGGCGCCCTCCCCAGCACGCTCGGCCTCGCCGCGATGCACGCCGTCATGGACGCCGGCAAGAACGCCGTGGACATCTCCTTCGCCCCCGAGGACCCCATCGCTCTCCACGAGCACGCGAAGTCCAAAGGCGTCACGCTCGTCCCCGACATGGGCGTCGCCCCGGGCATGTCGCACCTCCTAAGCGCCCACCTCGCCTCGAGACTCGACCGCTGCGACGAGATCACCATCATGGTCGGTGGCTTGCCCATCGTCCGATCGCTCCCCTTCGAGTACAAGGCCGCCTTCTCGCCCCTCGACGTCATCGAGGAATACACCCGACCCGCACGCCTCCGCCGCCTCGCCCACGACACCACTCTCGAGGCCCTCACCGACGTCGAACTCGTCGACTTCCACGACGTCGGCACACTCGAAGCCTTCAACACCGATGGCCTGCGCACCCTCCTCCGCACCAACACCACACCAACCATGGTCGAAAAGACCCTGCGCTACCCGGGCCACGCCGATCAGATGCGCCTCCTCCGATCCCTCGGCCTCTTCTCCAAGTCCCCCATCCGCGTCCGCGACACATCAGGCGTCGAGCGCGACATCGCCCCCATCGAGATCGCCGCGAAACTCCTTCTCCCGCACTGGGCCTATCCCCATGAGCACGCGACCTGCGCCGATCGCGAGATCACCAGCGACCTCGACCTCACCGTCATGCGCATCGAGGCCAAAGGCGTATTGAACGACAAGCCCGCAACGTTCCGCGCCGATCTCAGCGACCGCGCCATCGCCGTGGACGTCGGCCACACTCGCGTCGTCCACACCAGCATGGCGCGCACCACCGCCTATCCCGCCGCCGTCGTCGCCCGCGCCATAATGCAGGGACTCATCACCAAGACAGGCGTTGTCGAGCCAGAACGCCTCGCCGAGATTCCCGGCCTCGTCGATCGCGTCCTCGCCGAACTCGCCAACCTCGGCGTGCGCTACACGATTTCCCAGTCATGA
- a CDS encoding type I 3-dehydroquinate dehydratase, with translation MTLLCASIPVESAEAALRHAHAAKRRGADLVEFRFDAWHLLSEVLATDSAKAATLARNLISDSPLPVIATFRSQDEGGISLAEYSEPVYDEDARIEFLANLAFADYPRGTHPPRFVDIEHAAMPRVLALAPSRNNSEAQHETTRPGLILSHHNLAHPPRNISRLLLEMRDQSVTCSPHFSSVMLKFAFRARNLHDALEALAIPASLDLPTTALAMGDLGTLSRVLAPKFGVAIAYAGLTDQTLTAHGQLALDALIHTHAFRTIDARTRVFGIVGDPVAHSRSPAFHNDAFARANLNARLVPIRIAGDADADAETSYISFKAGTLELLAHPTLDFRGMAVTAPHKENLVRLAIEEGWTIDDSARAIGAANTMWRHSNDGCPSVTNTDARAIVSLLGLEPGTWQGRRIGVIGAGGFARAAVWAGTAAEAEVLVVNRSRTRAERLVGEVGNGLARVGTIADLAGVSALVQATSADSLNLPGLGSAGVAEIVSRLGPETVMLESIYDPERTEFVLAGESRGLQVITGSMLFEAQARVQFSECFRPSAG, from the coding sequence ATGACGCTCCTCTGCGCGTCCATCCCCGTTGAGAGCGCCGAGGCCGCCCTCCGCCACGCCCACGCTGCGAAGAGACGCGGCGCCGACCTCGTCGAGTTCCGCTTCGACGCGTGGCACCTCCTCTCTGAGGTCCTCGCGACCGATTCCGCCAAGGCCGCCACGCTCGCCCGAAATCTCATCTCCGATTCGCCCCTCCCAGTCATCGCCACCTTCCGCAGCCAGGACGAGGGTGGCATCTCCCTCGCCGAATATAGCGAGCCGGTCTACGACGAGGACGCCCGGATCGAGTTTCTCGCCAACCTCGCCTTCGCCGACTATCCCCGCGGCACACACCCGCCCCGATTCGTGGACATCGAGCACGCCGCCATGCCACGCGTGCTCGCCCTGGCTCCGAGCCGGAACAACTCGGAGGCGCAACACGAGACGACCCGCCCGGGCCTGATCCTTTCGCACCACAATCTTGCCCATCCCCCCAGGAATATCTCGCGTCTGCTCCTCGAAATGCGTGACCAATCGGTCACCTGTTCGCCACACTTCTCGAGCGTCATGCTCAAGTTCGCCTTCCGCGCGCGCAACCTGCACGACGCGCTCGAGGCCCTCGCGATTCCCGCCTCGCTCGACCTCCCCACCACCGCTCTGGCCATGGGCGATCTGGGCACCCTCTCCCGAGTCCTTGCCCCGAAGTTCGGCGTCGCCATCGCCTACGCCGGCCTCACCGACCAGACCCTGACCGCCCACGGGCAACTCGCTCTCGACGCCCTCATCCACACCCACGCCTTCCGAACCATCGACGCGCGCACACGCGTCTTCGGCATCGTCGGCGATCCCGTCGCCCACTCTCGCTCACCGGCCTTCCACAACGACGCGTTCGCGCGCGCAAACCTGAACGCACGACTCGTCCCCATCCGCATCGCCGGCGACGCCGATGCCGATGCCGAAACGTCGTACATCAGTTTCAAGGCCGGCACTCTGGAACTCCTCGCGCATCCAACCCTCGACTTCCGGGGCATGGCCGTCACCGCGCCGCACAAGGAGAATTTGGTTCGCCTGGCGATCGAGGAGGGATGGACGATCGACGATTCTGCGCGCGCGATCGGGGCCGCCAACACGATGTGGCGGCACTCGAACGATGGGTGCCCATCGGTCACGAACACCGACGCGCGCGCGATCGTGTCGTTGCTCGGGCTTGAGCCGGGCACCTGGCAGGGCCGGCGGATCGGCGTGATCGGAGCCGGGGGGTTCGCCCGGGCGGCGGTCTGGGCTGGAACGGCGGCCGAGGCGGAGGTGCTTGTCGTCAACCGCAGCCGCACACGAGCCGAGCGGTTGGTCGGCGAGGTCGGCAATGGGTTGGCACGGGTCGGCACGATTGCCGATCTTGCCGGAGTTTCGGCGTTGGTTCAGGCCACATCGGCCGACTCGCTCAACCTCCCCGGGCTTGGAAGTGCTGGCGTAGCCGAGATCGTCAGCCGGCTCGGGCCCGAGACTGTGATGCTGGAGTCGATCTATGACCCGGAGCGGACAGAGTTTGTGCTCGCGGGCGAATCCCGGGGCTTGCAGGTGATCACCGGTTCAATGTTGTTCGAGGCCCAGGCGCGCGTGCAGTTTTCTGAGTGTTTCCGACCCTCGGCGGGGTGA
- a CDS encoding rod shape-determining protein, with the protein MGLFSVDMGIDLGTCNTLVSVRGQGIVLNEPSVVAVRKGTNEVLKGGEAVGWVAKEMLGKTPGTITAIRPLKDGVISDFVITEAMLNYFIRKVNGKSRMFPPRVVISVPSGITAVEKHAVYESAAKAGARQTFLIAEPVAAAIGAGLPFTEATASMIVDIGGGTTEVAIMSLGDIATCESIRVAGDDMDEAIINHMKRTYNMMIGEQTAERVKIEIGSASPLEREATMEVRGRDMISGLPRKTSVTSDEIREALMEPVQAIIEAITRTLERAEPELAADLVDNGIVMAGGGSLLRGLPEMVQKATGLATGLADDPLTCVARGTSTFLENFDEWKDTLESGLTT; encoded by the coding sequence ATGGGATTGTTCAGTGTCGACATGGGCATCGACCTTGGCACGTGCAACACGCTCGTGTCGGTCCGTGGCCAGGGGATCGTGCTCAACGAGCCGAGCGTCGTGGCGGTCCGCAAGGGAACGAACGAGGTGCTCAAGGGCGGCGAGGCCGTCGGCTGGGTCGCGAAGGAGATGCTCGGAAAAACTCCCGGCACGATCACGGCGATCCGCCCTTTGAAGGACGGCGTGATCTCGGACTTCGTCATCACCGAGGCGATGCTGAACTACTTCATCCGGAAGGTGAACGGCAAGAGCCGCATGTTCCCGCCGCGCGTCGTCATCAGCGTCCCGAGCGGGATCACGGCGGTGGAGAAGCACGCGGTCTATGAGTCGGCGGCGAAGGCCGGGGCTCGTCAGACGTTCCTGATCGCCGAGCCTGTGGCGGCGGCGATCGGCGCGGGGCTTCCCTTCACCGAGGCGACGGCGTCGATGATCGTGGATATCGGCGGCGGGACGACCGAGGTCGCGATCATGTCGCTGGGTGACATCGCCACGTGCGAGTCCATCCGCGTCGCGGGCGACGACATGGACGAGGCGATCATCAATCACATGAAGCGCACGTACAACATGATGATCGGCGAGCAGACCGCTGAGCGCGTGAAGATCGAGATCGGCTCGGCCTCGCCCCTGGAGCGTGAGGCGACGATGGAGGTTCGCGGGCGCGACATGATCTCGGGCCTGCCCCGCAAGACGAGCGTGACGAGCGACGAGATCCGCGAGGCGCTGATGGAGCCGGTGCAGGCGATCATCGAGGCGATCACGCGGACCCTCGAGCGGGCCGAGCCAGAACTCGCGGCGGACCTTGTGGACAATGGCATCGTGATGGCGGGCGGCGGGTCGCTGCTCCGGGGCCTTCCCGAGATGGTGCAGAAAGCGACGGGTCTCGCGACGGGTCTGGCCGACGATCCGCTCACGTGCGTCGCGCGGGGGACGTCCACGTTTCTCGAGAACTTCGACGAGTGGAAGGACACGCTGGAGAGCGGCCTGACCACGTAA
- a CDS encoding DUF11 domain-containing protein — translation MRSLRSIGLGLTAIVIAAAAGCTDTGSTASSTTKTFNHNKYATSTAVSSSSASTSAAKPATASTSTAAKPATTSTASTKPAAITTASTSSTTTTTTAKPPAATNTSTTTASSLGGRGMVTSAMAFPTGDRTTSVLLLERDFPNEVRLNQPFSYTMKVTNLTRNSLNDVVVRDQCASNFQMTGSNPGAVGKPPEQMTWALGSFGPGEVKTITVDGKATGQGQLTSCATVSYNSSLCLATNVVSPDLKVAISAPPVTSACDCYPVKIVVTNPGTGTASNVKVNYNKPECLDWCDGKAPNFAIGDLRAGESREMTFTVKPTKAGACSNSATASADGSLSAASETVATVAKKPTLALAMDCPKANFIGRDSTYKLTLSNTGDGACGQTRLVANVPAGAQVVGSSDGARVSGNRAEWTFANFAPAETKSVTLVLRQATAGTLAVDAMAECGCSDRATANCVTTLQGVPDIGTGIQDFDGVRNIGEEHKYTFVIKNQGQTNLTNIKVVGNLDEGSQFIRSTWAGGQQAAGNSITWNIGTLAVGEEKSFDIFVKATAAGEHGIETTTSCNEFKRTVRNDEQFNAVPQ, via the coding sequence ATGAGGAGTCTGCGTTCTATCGGCCTGGGGTTGACGGCGATTGTGATCGCCGCCGCCGCGGGATGTACTGACACGGGGTCAACGGCGTCCAGCACGACCAAGACCTTCAACCACAACAAATACGCGACGTCGACCGCCGTCTCGTCGAGCAGCGCCTCGACCAGCGCCGCGAAGCCCGCCACGGCGAGTACCTCGACCGCCGCCAAGCCGGCGACCACGAGCACCGCCTCGACCAAGCCCGCCGCCATCACCACGGCGTCGACATCGTCGACCACCACGACCACCACGGCGAAGCCCCCGGCCGCGACCAACACCAGCACCACCACGGCCTCGAGCCTCGGCGGTCGCGGCATGGTCACCAGCGCCATGGCCTTCCCCACCGGCGATCGAACCACCAGCGTTCTCCTCCTCGAGCGCGACTTCCCCAATGAAGTCCGCCTCAACCAGCCCTTCTCCTACACGATGAAGGTCACCAACCTCACCCGCAACTCGCTCAACGACGTCGTCGTTCGCGATCAGTGCGCCTCCAACTTCCAGATGACCGGCTCCAACCCCGGCGCCGTCGGCAAGCCCCCGGAGCAGATGACCTGGGCCCTCGGCTCCTTCGGCCCCGGCGAGGTCAAGACCATCACCGTCGACGGCAAGGCCACCGGCCAGGGCCAGCTCACCAGCTGCGCCACCGTCTCCTACAACTCCTCCCTCTGCCTCGCCACCAACGTTGTCTCCCCCGACCTCAAGGTCGCGATCTCCGCGCCCCCGGTCACGTCCGCCTGTGACTGCTACCCGGTCAAGATCGTCGTGACCAACCCCGGCACGGGCACCGCCAGCAACGTCAAGGTCAACTACAACAAGCCCGAGTGCCTCGACTGGTGCGACGGCAAGGCCCCCAACTTCGCCATCGGCGACCTCCGCGCCGGCGAGTCCCGCGAGATGACCTTCACCGTCAAGCCCACCAAGGCCGGCGCCTGCTCGAACAGCGCCACCGCTTCGGCCGATGGCAGCCTCTCCGCCGCCAGCGAGACCGTCGCCACCGTCGCCAAGAAGCCCACCCTCGCCCTCGCCATGGACTGCCCCAAGGCCAACTTCATCGGGCGTGACTCCACCTACAAGCTCACCCTGAGCAACACCGGTGACGGCGCCTGCGGCCAGACCCGCCTCGTCGCCAACGTTCCCGCCGGCGCCCAGGTCGTCGGCAGCAGCGACGGCGCCCGCGTTTCCGGCAACCGCGCCGAGTGGACCTTCGCCAACTTCGCCCCGGCGGAAACCAAGTCCGTCACCCTCGTCCTCCGCCAAGCGACCGCCGGCACACTCGCCGTCGACGCTATGGCCGAGTGCGGCTGCTCCGATCGCGCCACCGCCAACTGCGTGACGACCCTCCAGGGCGTCCCGGACATCGGCACCGGCATCCAGGACTTCGACGGCGTCCGCAACATCGGCGAGGAGCACAAGTACACCTTCGTCATCAAGAACCAGGGCCAGACCAACCTCACCAACATCAAGGTCGTCGGCAACCTCGACGAGGGCTCGCAGTTCATCCGCTCCACCTGGGCGGGCGGGCAGCAGGCCGCCGGCAACTCCATCACCTGGAACATCGGCACCCTCGCCGTCGGCGAAGAGAAGTCCTTCGACATCTTCGTCAAGGCCACCGCCGCCGGTGAGCACGGCATCGAGACCACCACGAGCTGCAACGAGTTCAAGCGGACCGTCCGCAACGACGAGCAGTTCAACGCCGTCCCCCAGTAA
- the guaA gene encoding glutamine-hydrolyzing GMP synthase, with protein sequence MTPAQAAHSEVVPILDFGGQTAQLIARRVREAGVFSWLVAPSISAAELKAMKPKGIILSGGPSSVYDPGAPTCDPQIFKLGIPVLGICYGMQLACHLLGGKVRKGHAREFGRAAITIHDRSDLFVAVPDKTTVWMSHGDIVESIGDGKVDVLATTHNCPNAAVRLTTPTTRFLGVQFHPEVTHTPHGTDMIRAFLHDVCQCQATWRMADFAESAAQRIRETVGDSHVVCGLSGGVDSAVTAALLHKAIGEQLHCVFVDTGLLRKAERESVETTFRDHFKIDLHVADAADDFLGDLAGVTDPQEKRRRIGARFVKVFKHAAREIPNATCLAQGTLYPDVIESGHGHSGQAAGIKLHHNVGGLPADLGFTLVEPLRELFKDEARRLGEVLGLPSTIVWRHPFPGPGLAVRVLGEVTRERLDILREVDEIFIEEIVADRLYQSISQAFAVLLPVRSVGVMGDGRSYDSVVALRAVETQDFMTADWSRLPHELLARVSTRIINEVNGVNRVVYDISSKPPATIEWE encoded by the coding sequence ATGACCCCAGCCCAGGCCGCACATTCCGAAGTGGTCCCCATCCTCGATTTCGGCGGACAGACCGCCCAACTCATCGCGCGCCGCGTTCGCGAGGCCGGCGTCTTTAGTTGGCTCGTCGCCCCCTCTATCTCCGCCGCCGAACTCAAGGCCATGAAGCCCAAGGGCATCATCCTCTCAGGCGGGCCCTCCAGTGTCTACGACCCCGGTGCGCCCACGTGCGACCCGCAGATCTTCAAACTCGGCATTCCCGTTCTGGGCATCTGCTACGGCATGCAACTCGCCTGCCACCTCCTGGGAGGCAAGGTCCGCAAGGGACACGCCCGAGAGTTCGGCCGCGCCGCGATCACGATCCACGATCGCTCCGATCTCTTCGTCGCCGTCCCAGATAAGACCACCGTCTGGATGTCGCATGGCGACATCGTCGAATCCATCGGCGATGGAAAGGTCGATGTCCTCGCGACCACCCACAACTGTCCCAACGCCGCCGTCCGTCTCACCACGCCCACGACCAGGTTCCTCGGCGTGCAGTTCCACCCCGAGGTCACCCACACGCCCCACGGCACGGACATGATCCGAGCCTTCCTCCACGACGTCTGCCAGTGCCAGGCCACCTGGCGCATGGCCGACTTCGCCGAGTCCGCCGCCCAGCGCATTCGCGAGACCGTCGGCGACAGCCACGTCGTCTGCGGGCTCTCCGGCGGCGTGGATTCCGCCGTCACCGCCGCCCTCCTCCACAAGGCCATCGGCGAGCAACTCCACTGCGTCTTTGTGGACACAGGCCTTCTCCGCAAGGCCGAACGCGAGTCCGTCGAGACGACCTTCCGCGATCACTTCAAGATCGATCTGCATGTCGCCGACGCCGCCGACGATTTTCTCGGCGATCTCGCCGGCGTCACCGATCCACAGGAAAAACGCCGCCGCATCGGCGCGCGATTCGTCAAGGTCTTCAAGCACGCCGCGCGAGAGATCCCCAACGCGACCTGCCTCGCCCAGGGCACGCTCTACCCCGACGTGATCGAATCCGGTCACGGGCACTCGGGACAGGCCGCTGGCATCAAACTCCACCACAACGTCGGCGGCCTCCCCGCCGATCTCGGCTTCACACTCGTCGAGCCGCTCCGCGAACTCTTCAAGGATGAGGCACGCCGTCTCGGTGAGGTGCTGGGCCTTCCCTCAACAATCGTCTGGAGGCACCCTTTCCCGGGTCCCGGCCTCGCCGTTCGCGTCCTCGGCGAGGTCACCCGCGAGCGACTCGACATCCTCCGCGAGGTCGATGAGATCTTCATCGAGGAGATCGTCGCGGATCGACTCTACCAGTCCATCAGCCAGGCCTTCGCCGTCCTGCTCCCGGTGCGAAGCGTCGGCGTGATGGGCGATGGTCGGAGTTACGACAGCGTCGTCGCCTTGCGAGCCGTCGAGACCCAGGACTTCATGACGGCGGATTGGTCGCGACTTCCCCACGAACTCCTCGCCAGGGTCAGCACGCGGATCATCAACGAGGTCAACGGCGTGAACCGCGTCGTCTACGACATCTCCAGCAAGCCACCCGCGACCATCGAGTGGGAGTAA
- a CDS encoding HEAT repeat domain-containing protein — protein MSIALGSCRPTAEASFDSAEPAARNAAIVEAAAKQDRSAIPDLVRMLESDDPATRLLAIQTLTRLTGNDLGYDARDSRVVRSEAVERWRAWVEAEGLGKSR, from the coding sequence ATGTCGATCGCGTTGGGATCGTGCCGACCGACGGCGGAGGCGAGCTTTGATTCGGCCGAGCCAGCCGCACGGAACGCGGCAATCGTGGAGGCGGCGGCGAAGCAGGATCGGAGCGCGATCCCCGATCTTGTGCGGATGCTCGAGAGCGACGACCCGGCGACTCGGTTGCTGGCGATCCAGACACTGACGCGACTGACGGGAAATGATCTCGGATACGATGCTCGTGATTCTCGCGTCGTCCGTTCCGAGGCCGTGGAACGTTGGCGGGCGTGGGTCGAGGCGGAGGGTCTGGGAAAGTCTCGATAG